A portion of the Macaca mulatta isolate MMU2019108-1 chromosome 2, T2T-MMU8v2.0, whole genome shotgun sequence genome contains these proteins:
- the TRIM59 gene encoding tripartite motif-containing protein 59 — protein MHNFEEELTCPICYSIFEDPRVLPCSHTFCRNCLENILQASGNFYIWRPLRIPLKCPNCRSIIEIAPTGIESLPVNFALRAIIEKYQQEDHPDIVTCPEHYRQPLNVYCLLDKKLVCGHCLTIGQHHGHPIDDLQSAYFKEKDTPQKLLEQLTDTHWTDLTHLIEKLEEQKSHSEKMVQGDKEAVLQYFKELNDTLEQKKKSFLTALCDVGNLINQEYTPQIERMKEIREQQLELMTLTTSLQEESALKFLEKVDDVRQRVEILKQRPLPEVQPVEIYPRVSQILKEWSRTEIGQIKNVLIPKMKISPKRMPCSWSDKDEKEIEFFKILNIVVVTLISVILMSILFFNQHIITFLNEITLIWFSEASLSVYQSLSNNLHEVKNILCHIFYLLTEFMWKIVSH, from the coding sequence ATGCACAATTTTGAGGAAGAGTTAACTTGTCCCATATGTTACAGTATTTTTGAAGATCCTCGTGTACTGCCATGCTCTCATACATTTTGTAGAAATtgtttggaaaacattcttcaggcaTCTGGTAACTTTTACATATGGAGACCTTTACGAATTCCACTCAAGTGCCCTAATTGCAGAAGTATTATTGAAATTGCTCCAACTGGTATTGAATCTTTACCTGTTAATTTTGCATTAAGGGCTATTATTGAAAAATACCAGCAAGAAGACCATCCAGATATTGTCACCTGCCCTGAACATTACAGGCAACCATTAAATGTTTACTGTCTACTAGACAAAAAATTAGTTTGTGGTCATTGCCTTACCATAGGTCAACATCATGGTCATCCTATAGATGACCTTCAAAGTGCCTATTTCAAAGAAAAGGACACTCCTCAAAAACTGCTTGAACAGTTGACTGACACACACTGGACAGATCTTACCCATCTTATTGAAAAGCTGGAAGAACAAAAATCTCATTCTGAGAAGATGGTCCAAGGCGATAAGGAAGCCGTTCTCCAGTATTTTAAGGAGCTTAATGATAcattagaacagaaaaaaaaaagtttcctaacAGCTCTCTGTGATGTTGGCAATCTAATTAATCAAGAATATACTCCACAAattgaaagaatgaaggaaataagagagcAGCAGCTTGAATTAATGACACTGACAACATCTTTACAAGAAGAGTCTGCACTTAAATTTCTTGAAAAAGTTGATGATGTACGCCAGCGTGTAGAGATCTTGAAACAAAGACCACTTCCTGAGGTTCAACCTGTCGAGATTTATCCTCGAGTAAGCCAAATATTGAAAGAATGGAGCAGAACAGAAATTGGACAAATTAAGAACGTTCTCATTCCCAAAATGAAAATTTCTCCAAAAAGGATGCCATGTTCCTGGTCTGATAAGGATGAAAaggaaattgaattttttaaaattttaaacattgttGTAGTTACATTAATTTCAGTGATACTGATGTCAATACTCTTTTTCAACCAACACATAATAacctttttaaatgaaatcactTTAATATGGTTTTCTGAAGCCTCTCTATCTGTTTACCAAAGTTTATCTAACAATCTGCATGAGGTAAAGAATATACTGTGtcacattttctatttgttgACGGAATTCATGTGGAAAATAGTTTCTCATTGA